The genomic segment GACGCGGCCGAAGTCGATGGCCGTGACCCGGTCGCAGATCCGGAACACGAAGTCGGTGTGGTGTTCCACCAGCAGCACGCCGATGCCGCAGTTCTTCAGGGCCGCCAGCACTGCGCCCAGGCTGGCGATCTCGTTGCCGCTCAGGCCGCCGGCCGGCTCGTCCAGCAACACGAAGCGCGGTCGCGCCGCCAGGGCGCGCGCGATTTCCAGGAAGCGCTGCTCGCCATGCCTGAGCACATCGGCGCGTTCGTCGAGCGCATGGGCCAGGCCCACGCCGCAGAGCAGTTCGAGCGCGCGCTCAGACAGCAGCTTGTCCTCGGCCCGTGCGCGCGGCGACGAGAGCATGGCGCCGATCATGCCGGCGCGCGCATCGCGCCAGCCGCCGAGCATCACGTTTTCGAGCGCGCTCAGGGTCGGCAGCAGGCGCGGCGTCTGGAAGGTGCGCGCGATGCCGGCGCAGGCGCGGCGCTGCACGGTAGCCCGCGTCAGGTCTTCGTTGCCGAGGTGGATGCTGCCCTCGTCGATCGGGTAGTAGCCGCTGAGCATGTTCAACAGGGTCGTCTTGCCGCTGCCGTTCGGCCCGATCAGGCCCTGGACCTCGCCCGGTCGCAGTTCGATCGATACGCCGGACAGCGCGGCGACGCCGCCGAAGTGCTTGCACAGGCCGCGCACGGACAGCGCGCCGGTCGCGGTCTGCATCGTCATGGCGCCGGCTCCGGCTGCGACATGGCGGCGGTCAACCGTGGCAGATCGGGCGCCACCGGCGGCGCATGGCGGCGGACGCGGTGGCGCTCGACCCAGGCGGCCAGCGCGCTGCCGATGCCTTTGGGGATGAGCAGCACCGCCGTCAGCAGCAGCACGCTGTACAGCAGGTTGCCCAGTTTTGCGAACGGCGCGGCGATCTCGGGCAGCAGCGTCAGCACGACGGTGCCGGCGAAGGGGCCGATGATGTTGCCGCGCCCGCCGATGATGATGCAGATGAAAAAGAACATGCCCAACTCGAACGTGAAGGCTTCCGGCGTGATGTAGTTCTGCAGCGAGGCGAAAAGGCAGCCCGCCACGCCCGCCGTCACACCGCTGAAGGTGAACACCGCCAGTTTCAGCCGCAGCACCGGGATGCCGACCGCCGCAGCCGCCACGTCGCTGTCGCGCAGGGCGATCAAACCACGGCCCCACATGCGACGGCTGATGTTCCAGGCCAGCCAAGTGACGGCCAGGCCGATCACGACCACCAGGTAATAAAAGCCGCGCGCGGTATCGAAAGGCGCAGCAAAGCGCGGCGCCGGCATGCCGGCGCCGCCGCCGGTGAGCGTGCTGTGCGCCACCAGTTGCTCGGTGACGATCAGCGAGAAAGCCAGCGTCGCCATCGCGAAGTAAAAGCCCGGCAGGCGCAGCGCGGGCAGGCCGAGCAAAAAGCCGCACAGGCCGCCGAGCATGCCGGCGACCGCCAGCGCCATCAGCGCATCGATGCCGGCCCGCCCGGTGAGGATGGCCAGCGTGTAGGCGCCGATGGCAAGCAGCCCGACATGCCCGACGGACAACTGCCCCGCATAGCCGACCACCAAATTCAGGCCGGCCACCAGAACCCAGTAGACACCGATCAGGGTCAGCACATGCAACTGGTATTCATTGCCGACCAGGAAGGGCAGCGCCAGCGCGAACAGCGGGATGCCGCGCGCCAGCGTGCGCGACACCAGGTCCGCAGCGGCGCGAGTCCCGATCTTGCTCATACGGGGCGCACCATGCCCTTGCCGAACAGACCGGCGGGCTTGAGCAGCAACACGATCAGCAGCAAGCCGACCGACACCGTCTGTTGGTACTCGGCACCAAAGAAATAGGTGCTGAAAGCGCAGAACAGGCCGAGCAACGAGCCGCCCACGAGGGCGCCGGCGTTGCTGCCGAGTCCGCCAGTGGCCAGCGCGATGAAGCCCGACAGCGTCAGCCATATGCCGAGCGCGAAGAAGGCAAAGGTCAGTTGTCCGGCCGCAAAGCCGGCCATGGCGCCCAGCATGCCCGCCAGCGCGAACGACATGGCGCGCACCCGCTCGACCGCGATGCCCCGCGCACGGGCGGCGAAGGGATCTTCGGCGACGGCGGTAAATACATGGCCGAGCATGGTGCGACGGTAGAACCAGACCAGGCCGGCGGCGGCGAGCGCGGCCAGTCCGATCGGCAACCAGTATTTCTGGTCCCATGGGCCGGCCGAGAAATCCTGCGGGATCAGGCGCGCAAAGGGCTTGGGCTCCGTGCCCCACCACAGCGCCACCAGGTGCTGGACGGCGGTGCCGAGCGCCAGCGTGCTCAGCACCCAGAGATGATCGTCGCCGACGCGCAGCACGCGGCGGATGGCGATCACCTCGGTCAGCAGGCCGAACACCGCGCCGAGGATCAGGGTCAGCGGAAAAGCGATCCAGGCCGAAAAACCCGGGATCGACATCATCCAGGCGCCGAACACGCCGCCGAGCATCGCCATGTGCCCGGTCGTCAGCGACAGCACCTTGGACGTGGAATACATGATGTTGAACACCATCGCGACGACGGCATACAGCGCCCCCGTGGCCAGACCGATCACGAACGTGTTCAGCATATGGTTCTTGCGTTGGGAGAAAAGCGGGGGACGCCCGGCATCACTTCGGTGCGCGCTTGAAACAGCCGTCCTTGAAGGTGTTGGCGATGTTGATCGCCATGCCGCCGTCCGGGAAGCCGTCGCGCTGGTCCGGCGCGTAACTCAGGGTCGACAGCATCGCCTTGAACTCCACCGTGCCTTCAAGCGCCTTCTGGATCGCTGCCGGGTCCGTCGAGCCGGCCTTGCGAATCGCATGCTCGGCGAGCTTGACTGCGTCGTAGCCCAAGCCGATCCACCAGAGCAGGATGCCGACCTCCTTGCCGCCGAGCTTCGGGCGAATCTTGTCGAGCAGTGCCTGCGTGCGCTGCGGCAGCTTGCCGCTGGCGTCGTAGGAAGTGGCGGCATAGCCGGCGCCGTAGACGTTCTCCCAGTACGAAGGCTTGTTCAGCAATTGTTTCAGCGCCAGCGCCATCAGCGACGGATGGCCAATCACCGGCACGTCCCAGCCCGCGTCGCCGCGCGCGTTCAGCAACCGCGCCAGCACGCCGGTGGCAGCGGACCACGGCATAAGCACTTCGGCGCCGGCCGCGCGCGCCTTGCCGATTTCGTCGGACAAGTCGGTCTTGTTCGGGTCGACCAGCACGGTGTAGACCGGTGTCACCCCCTTTTTCTTCAGGTCCTCGGTGGCGGTGCGCACGCTGACCGTGCCGTAGCCCGTGGTGTCGCCGATGAGCGCAATTTTCCTGCGCTTCATTGCGTCGAGCACGTAGTCATCGGCGGCGCTCACCCACTGCGTGGTGGTGTTGATGACGCGGAAGGTGCGCGGGTACTTCCTGGCGTCGGTCAGTTCTTCGACGGCGCCGGTGACGATGTTCGGCGTGCCGGTGCGCGCGACCAGCGGCACCGTCGCCAACGCCTCGCCGGAATTGACCGGCCCCAGGATGATCTGCGCCTTGTCGGAATGGATGAGTTGCTGGGCGAAAGTGGCGGCCTTGTTCGGGTCGCCGGCAGTATCGCGCGTCAGCAATTCGATCTTGCGGCCATCGATGCCACCGGCCGCGTTGATTTCCTCCACCGCAAACCGCACGCCGGTGTCGATGCCTATCGCGGCCGTGGCAAGAGGCCCGGTCAAGGAGGCCATCCAGCCGATGCGGATCGGCGCGCTGGTTTGTGCATGGGCGGCGAGTCCGGCGGAAAGAAAAACGGCGGTCGCCGCGAAGCGCACAATGAACTGCATGTCGTCTCCAAATTGTTCAGCGCATCGACGCATGCGGCCCGGCCCGTCGGCAGAAGGCGGCAATCACCGGTTCGAAGGGCTGCCTTGCATCGCTTGAAAGAATGTTAGGGCGGTTCCAGCGAAAGGAATTCATGGTTCGGCAGCGCTGGCGAAAGAAGGGTTTGCCTGATGAACCTCCGCGCATTGCTGCTGACTTTGCCCGGCGACGAGGACTGGCCGCGCCAAGCTGCCGGCCGCATCCGGGCGATGGGCGCCAGGGCCTTGGCCTTGGCGTTGCCGGCAGCCCCGTGCTTCGTCAACCGCCGCGACAGGATGGCCGGGTTGCTGCAAATGATCGCACTGGCGCTCCGCCTGGGGCACTGGCGGCGGGTCCCGATGTCGATGACGGCATGCCCACGGCTCGGCGATACGTTGCTTGGCCGCGTGGATGGCTGCGGGGCTGCGGGGCTACTGGGCTACTGGGCTGATGGGCTACGGGACTGCGGGGCTGTGCCCGGGCCCGATTCGGACCGGCCTTGGGGCCGCGCTCGTGCGGTGCAAGCGCGGCCAGATCGGCGGCCTCGCGCCGGCGTCGCCAGGCACTCCGATTCGGCGAGCAGGCGCCCTCCCCGGCGCATCAGGGCGCCGATCGCGCCGGGCTGTGTGCAACGGTCGGCCGCTTCCGGAATCCACCGTTTGTCGGCGTTGGAGAATGGCCGGCGCCGCGCCCGGGGCACGGGCTCCCGGGTCGGTGCCGGGTCCTGGCGGCGGCGCCGATCCGGGCGCGTTGCTTCTCGGGAAGTGTCATCAGCCAAACGATCGGATCGCCGTTTTCGGCCCCGCCCAGGCGCACTTCTTGCCGGACGAGACCCGAGGCTCAGTCGCCTTTGATTTTTTTGACCATCGCTGCGCCAGTGAGCAGTTCCAACTGCGCCTCCAGCCGGATCACCCGCCCGGTGAGGTCTTCGATCTTCGCCTGCTGCACTTTCATGGCGTCGGCCTGGCGGTTCACCTTGTCTTCCATCTTGATCATGGCCGTGAGCGCGCCCCAGACCTTGTCGGTGACACCCATCAGGCCACCTTGCCAGAGGCGTGCCTGGCCTCCATGGCCGCGATCCGCCGGTTGCTCGCCTCGATGCAGTCCAGCGCGTCGTCGATGGCCGCCCCCGCGCGTTCGGCCGCCGCTTTGGCGGCGTCGGCCAAAGCGCCCAAGGCTGCGTCGGCCTCGCCCGACTGGTACGCGAAGGCGCCGCGCCGCATCAACTCCGACATCGGGATGTCGAGCTTCTTCGCCTTGGCCACGATGCTCTTCTTGTCCTGCGCGCTGGCCTGCACCACGATCCGTTGCACTGCTGATGCCATCGAATCTGCTCCAGAAAATGTAGACATGGACAGTATATGTACATGGACGGCATATGTACACCGGCGGACCAGCGCAGGTCAGCCCTGCGCGTGAAACACGCGCCGGTGCAAGCGCCTGAGCAGGTACCATGTCGCGCCGGCAACCACGGGGATGGCCAGCGCCGCCGTGGTCTCTGGCGACAGGGGCCAGCCCAGTTTCTGCGCCCCCTTGGCCAGATAGCTCACGAGCCCGACGATGTAGTAGGTGATGGCTGCCACCGACAGCCCTTCGACGGTCGATTGCATCCTGAGTTGCAAATCCTGGCGCTGGTTCATGGTGGTCAGCAGGGCCTGGCTGCTTTGCTGCTGCTCGATCTCCACGCGCGTGCGCAAAAGGTTGCTGATGCGCGAGACACGCCGGGACAGCGCATCCTGGCGCCGGACAGCCCATTCGCAGGTGCTGCGCGCCGGGGTCAGGCGCCGATCCATGAACTCGCGGATGGTCTGCATGCCCGCCAGACGCGACTCGGCGATGTCCTGGATGCGGCGGTCGAGCAACTCGAAGTAGGCGCTGCTGGCCGAGAACCGCGAATGCGTGG from the Verminephrobacter eiseniae EF01-2 genome contains:
- a CDS encoding ABC transporter substrate-binding protein, coding for MQFIVRFAATAVFLSAGLAAHAQTSAPIRIGWMASLTGPLATAAIGIDTGVRFAVEEINAAGGIDGRKIELLTRDTAGDPNKAATFAQQLIHSDKAQIILGPVNSGEALATVPLVARTGTPNIVTGAVEELTDARKYPRTFRVINTTTQWVSAADDYVLDAMKRRKIALIGDTTGYGTVSVRTATEDLKKKGVTPVYTVLVDPNKTDLSDEIGKARAAGAEVLMPWSAATGVLARLLNARGDAGWDVPVIGHPSLMALALKQLLNKPSYWENVYGAGYAATSYDASGKLPQRTQALLDKIRPKLGGKEVGILLWWIGLGYDAVKLAEHAIRKAGSTDPAAIQKALEGTVEFKAMLSTLSYAPDQRDGFPDGGMAINIANTFKDGCFKRAPK
- a CDS encoding branched-chain amino acid ABC transporter permease, with translation MLNTFVIGLATGALYAVVAMVFNIMYSTSKVLSLTTGHMAMLGGVFGAWMMSIPGFSAWIAFPLTLILGAVFGLLTEVIAIRRVLRVGDDHLWVLSTLALGTAVQHLVALWWGTEPKPFARLIPQDFSAGPWDQKYWLPIGLAALAAAGLVWFYRRTMLGHVFTAVAEDPFAARARGIAVERVRAMSFALAGMLGAMAGFAAGQLTFAFFALGIWLTLSGFIALATGGLGSNAGALVGGSLLGLFCAFSTYFFGAEYQQTVSVGLLLIVLLLKPAGLFGKGMVRPV
- a CDS encoding ABC transporter ATP-binding protein: MTMQTATGALSVRGLCKHFGGVAALSGVSIELRPGEVQGLIGPNGSGKTTLLNMLSGYYPIDEGSIHLGNEDLTRATVQRRACAGIARTFQTPRLLPTLSALENVMLGGWRDARAGMIGAMLSSPRARAEDKLLSERALELLCGVGLAHALDERADVLRHGEQRFLEIARALAARPRFVLLDEPAGGLSGNEIASLGAVLAALKNCGIGVLLVEHHTDFVFRICDRVTAIDFGRVIVCDTPDKVRAHEDVVRVYLGA
- a CDS encoding branched-chain amino acid ABC transporter permease; this translates as MSKIGTRAAADLVSRTLARGIPLFALALPFLVGNEYQLHVLTLIGVYWVLVAGLNLVVGYAGQLSVGHVGLLAIGAYTLAILTGRAGIDALMALAVAGMLGGLCGFLLGLPALRLPGFYFAMATLAFSLIVTEQLVAHSTLTGGGAGMPAPRFAAPFDTARGFYYLVVVIGLAVTWLAWNISRRMWGRGLIALRDSDVAAAAVGIPVLRLKLAVFTFSGVTAGVAGCLFASLQNYITPEAFTFELGMFFFICIIIGGRGNIIGPFAGTVVLTLLPEIAAPFAKLGNLLYSVLLLTAVLLIPKGIGSALAAWVERHRVRRHAPPVAPDLPRLTAAMSQPEPAP